The region TCGGCGGGCTGACCGTCCCGCAACTGCGCGCCGTCCTCGCCCACGAGTTCGGGCACTACGGCAACCTCGATACCCGGCTCGGCGCTGTCACGATGCGCGGTCGGGACGCGCTACTGCACACGGTGGAGGTCTTCCAGGAGGGCAGCACTCGGCTGCACCACGCGATTGGTGCCCTGTACATCGGCTACGCCCGGATGTTCCTGCGGACTTCGCAGTCCGTGGCCCGCCAACAGGAGCTTGCCGCGGACCAGACAGCCGCCCGGCACGCGGGCCGCGACGCGACAGCCGCTGCACTACGCGTCGTTCCAGTGCTCGCTGCCACATACACCCACTACCTGGAGACGTACGCCGCGATGGGTAGGTCGCTGGGAGCGCTACCGCCTGAGGGCGAGGTGCACGGCGGTTTCCGTCGACTGCTCGCCGAGACCGGGGAGCAGCTCGCTTTGCTCTCCTCCGGGCAGCGTCCGCCGCGGCCGCACCAGTACGACTCACACCCACCGATAGCCGAACGGATCGCCCTGATCGAGAAGCTGCCCACCGATGGCCGGCCCGATGATGCGACCGACGAGCCGGCCGCGCTAACTCTGCTGCACGACCTGGGCCAAGTGTTCATTGCGTTGGAGTCGCGCACGCTGTCGCAGGAGGCGGCGCGGCTGCGGCGCCTCGTTATGGCCCGCGCGGTCGCCGATGCCGAGGACTGGTCCCGGCCGCTGCGGGTCGCCGTGGCCAGGGCGCTTCGCTCATCGGCGCAAGGCGCAGGCAAGACGGCGACCGTACACCGAACCGCCACGACCGAAGCAGTGGCCGACAACGAGTTGCCCACCTTGGAAAAGATACTCGACGCGTTCGACCGCGGCCTACTGTGGATGGCGGTCGCCGACCGCATGCCCAAGCCGCATCAGGCGGCGCGGCTGTCCGGGCCGTCAGCCCGCAACTTCATTCGACCCAAGGTCTTCGACGGGCTCGCGGGCATGGTCCACCTGCGCCTCGCCGAGTCCGGATACGCGAAACCGGACATCGCCTGGTCGGGGCAGCCTGGACTCATTCTGCCCGAGTCGTGGGAGAAGGGCATGGACGACGCCATCGACGCCGCCGTCGCCGACACGCCCGACACCGCCCCGCTGCGCGCCCTGCTCGCCGGCCCCCACTGCGTTTCCGCATAGTCGCCGTTCGGCCGGGCGGCCGGTCACGATCGCTGGTCGACGGAACGATCCAAGTCCGCTTCAGCTCGACGAATGGTCTGTGAACGCGGCTTGACGTGGATCAAGCCGTCCTTCCTGTGGATGGTGTACCGCTGTGGCTGGGCGACGAAGGCCGGGCAGGGGACTGTCCTGGCCATCGAGATCACCCGCGACGGCTTCGAGTGGGCATTGCGTCATGCCTGTCTGTCCAGCCAGCTACGTGCGCGGGCCGCACCCCGACCTCAGTACCTGGCAACGTCAGCTCAAGCGCGCACCGGCCCGCGTCCAGTGGGACCCCGAGCGCGACCTGCACCTGCGCCCCCTGACGTACCGCTCACTCCAACTCGGGCTCTCCGGTGAAGCCGTTAAGCGTTACGCGGACGAGTGGACCGTGGCCATCAGCGACGTGACTCCGCTCGCCCGAGAAATCTACGAGCTCGTACGCCGCAGCGAGCTGGATGCCGCGGCCGCACTGCTGCCCAAGGAGCGCCCCTACCCCGCCGGGGACGAACTACTGGCCGCCCTGCGCCCGTGACCGACTAGTGCCGTATCAGGCGTTTGCCTTGTCGTGATGCGACGTGCCGCTCGGGTGCTGGCGCAGCGGTGCGTCACCATGAGTCGGTCCGGGTGGCAAAACGTGTGCAGGTTCGTGAGGTCGATGACGCTGAAGGCAGGAGGTTGCTGCAAAGCCCGGCACCTGGATCGGTATTCCGGACTCCGCACTCTTGTCGATCTCGCGGGTCAGCCATCGGAGGGACGCGGGGCGCGCAGGTGGGCCCGTTCCTTCAGCTCCTCCTCGTCGACCAGCTTGAGCATCGGCTGACCCGGCGCGCACACCATGGTCACCACGAACTTGGTCGGTGCGTCCGACAGGGCGTTGCCGTCCTGGTAGTGGATCACGTCACCGCCTGGCTCCCAGAACGTCCCACCGGCCTCGACCACACGCTCCGGCTCGCCCTCGAGCTCGAACCGGAGCGCGCCCTCCATCACGTAGCCGAACGACGGGCCCGAGTGGCGATGCGGAGGGAGCCCGGGGTGACCGGGAGGCCAATCGACGAGGATGGTCATTCCCGAACCACCTTCGGGAAAGAAAGGCGGAGTGACTTCCTGCAGCAACTTGACTTCGGGCGGCAAGGAGACCTCGTGCGTGCTCCCGCTCTCTGGGTCCTTCGCTGACATGTACCGCACCTCCGTAAGCCTGCCCAGAATGGACGATCTTGCATCGGCCACCGCATTCCGGACCGGTGTACCGACCCACTCGTTCGGCGGTGACCAAGTTCGCCTGTTCCCGGCTCACACAACTTGCTTCGCGAAACGGTCTCGACACCACCCTGCCTCCCGTCGGCGGCCGCCACAATCCGGGAGCCAGCGGCATCGAGACCGCATCGCGCCATGTCATCGGCGAGCATCTAGCGCCGTATCAAGCAGCGTCTGCCCTGTTGTGATCTGACGTGCCGCTCGGGTGCTGGCGCAGGCGGTGCGTCACCATGAGTCTGTCCGGGTGGCAGAACGTGTACGGGTTCGTGAGATCGATGACGATGAAGGCCGGAGGTTGCAGCGGATCATCCGCAGAGGCACCGGCTCGGTCGTGACGTGGCGGCGGGCCCAGATGGTGCTGCTGTCAGCACAGGGCATGGCGGTGGCGGAGATCGCCGAGGTGACGTGCACCAGCGCGGATCGGGTCCGCGATGTGATTCACGACTTCAACACCGACGGCTTCGAGTCGCTCTACCCCAAGTACAAGGGCGGTCACCCGAGGACTTTTACGCTGTCCGAGCGGCGCGAGGTCAAGAAGATCGCCAAGTCCAAGCCGGCCGAGCACGGCCTGCCGTTCTCGACCTGGAGCCTGGGCGCATCGCGCTCCGCGAGGAGGGCGTCTCCTTTCAACGCGTGAAGACCTGGAAGGCTTCGCGCGACCCCGAGTACGCCACAAAGAAGGCTCGTATCGAGCACCTCTACGCGATCGCCGACGGCGAGGTCATACCCGAAGACGGTGAGCCGGTCGTGGTCTTATGCGTCGATGAGTTCGGTCCGCTCAACCTCCAGCCGCACCCAGGCAGGCAGTGGGCCGAACGCGGCGGCAAGCAGAAGGATCCCGAGCGCGAGCCCAGGCCGCGGCGGCGGGCGACCTACACCCGCGCGCATGGAGTCCGCCACCTGTTCGCCGCCTACGACCTGGGCAAGGACAAGCTCTACGGACACATCAACAAGACCAAGACGCGAACGAAGTTCCTGGGGTTCTGCCGCTATCTGCGCAGCCTCTACCCGCCCGAGATCCGCATCGCCATCGTGGTCGACAACTTCTCCCCGCACCTGACCACCAGGCGCGACACCCGAGTAGGTGACTGGGCCCAAGTCAACAACGTCGAGATCGCCTACACCCTGACCAACAGCTCCTGGCTCAACCGCATCGAGGCCCAGTTCACCACCCTGCGCTACTTCACCCTCGACGGCACCGATCACGCCAGCCACAAGGAGCAGGGCAGCATGATCCGGCGCTACATCATCTGGCGAAACCGTCACGCCGACGACCAGCGCCTACGAGCCATCGTCAACAGGGCAAACGTTGCCTGATACGGCACAAG is a window of Streptomyces sp. NBC_00271 DNA encoding:
- a CDS encoding M48 family metallopeptidase gives rise to the protein MSFRLRAVRAFTLLVGFHLMGVALLSAIAVFDWLLMTRLFSARAAWFEGMVLTVTALLAAAILRGLFTFLRAGRLGPVPHGVAVTPQDQPELWGQIQAAAEVTGQRPPNEVYLVAEVNAGVAEQSRLLGLLPGRRRMLLGLPLLGGLTVPQLRAVLAHEFGHYGNLDTRLGAVTMRGRDALLHTVEVFQEGSTRLHHAIGALYIGYARMFLRTSQSVARQQELAADQTAARHAGRDATAAALRVVPVLAATYTHYLETYAAMGRSLGALPPEGEVHGGFRRLLAETGEQLALLSSGQRPPRPHQYDSHPPIAERIALIEKLPTDGRPDDATDEPAALTLLHDLGQVFIALESRTLSQEAARLRRLVMARAVADAEDWSRPLRVAVARALRSSAQGAGKTATVHRTATTEAVADNELPTLEKILDAFDRGLLWMAVADRMPKPHQAARLSGPSARNFIRPKVFDGLAGMVHLRLAESGYAKPDIAWSGQPGLILPESWEKGMDDAIDAAVADTPDTAPLRALLAGPHCVSA
- a CDS encoding cupin domain-containing protein encodes the protein MSAKDPESGSTHEVSLPPEVKLLQEVTPPFFPEGGSGMTILVDWPPGHPGLPPHRHSGPSFGYVMEGALRFELEGEPERVVEAGGTFWEPGGDVIHYQDGNALSDAPTKFVVTMVCAPGQPMLKLVDEEELKERAHLRAPRPSDG